In Pongo pygmaeus isolate AG05252 chromosome 13, NHGRI_mPonPyg2-v2.0_pri, whole genome shotgun sequence, one genomic interval encodes:
- the KYAT1 gene encoding kynurenine--oxoglutarate transaminase 1 isoform X9 — MGYPPLTKILASFFGKLLGQEMDPLRNVLVTVGGYGALFTAFQALVDEGDEVIIIEPFFDCYEPMTMMAGGRPVFVSLKPGPIQNGELGSSSNWQLDPTELASKFTSCTKALVLNTPNNPLGKVFSREELELVASLCQQHDVVCITDEVYQWMVYDGHQHISIASLPGMWERTLTIGSAGKTFSATGWKVGWVLGPDHIMKHLRTVHQNSIFHCPTQNQAAVAESFEREQLLFRQPSSYFVQFPQAMQRCRDHMIRSLQSVGLKPIVPQGSYFLITDISDFKRKMPDLPGAVDEPYDRRFVKWMIKNKGLVAIPVSIFYSVPHQKHFDHYIRFCFVKDEATLQAMDEKLQKWKVEL, encoded by the exons GGTTACCCACCACTGACGAAGATCCTGGCAAGTTTCTTTGGGAAGCTGCTGGGTCAGGAGATGGACCCGCTCAGGAATGTGCTGGTGACTGTTGGTGGCTATGGGGCCTTGTTCACAGCCTTCCAGGCCTTGGTGGACGAAGGAGACGAG GTCATCATCATCGAACCCTTTTTTGACTGCTACGAACCCATGACAATGATGGCAGGGGGTCGCCCTGTGTTTGTGTCCCTGAAGCCG GGTCCCATCCAGAATGGAGAACTGGGTTCCAGCAGCAATTGGCAGCTGGACCCCACGGAGCTGGCCAGCAAATTCACATCATGCACCAAAGCCCTGGTCCTCAACACCCCCAACAACCCCCTGGGCAAG GTGTTCTCCAGGGAAGAGCTGGAGCTGGTGGCCAGCCTGTGCCAGCAGCATGACGTGGTGTGTATCACTGATGAAGTCTACCAGTGGATGGTCTACGATGGGCACCAGCACATCAGCATTG CCAGCCTCCCTGGCATGTGGGAACGGACCCTGACCATCGGCAGCGCCGGCAAGACCTTCAGCGCCACTGGCTGGAAG GTGGGCTGGGTCCTGGGTCCAGATCACATCATGAAGCACCTGCGGACCGTGCACCAGAACTCCATCTTCCACTGCCCCACACAGAACCAG GCTGCAGTAGCTGAGAGCTTTGAGCGAGAGCAGCTGCTCTTCCGCCAACCCAGCAGCTACTTTGTGCAGTTCCCGCAGGCCATGCAGCGCTGCCGAGACCACATGATACGCAGCCTACAGTCGGTGGGCCTGAAGCCCATCGTCCCCCAGGGCAGCTACTTCCTCATCACAGACATCTCAGACTTCA agagGAAGATGCCTGACTTGCCTGGAGCTGTGGATGAGCCCTATGACAGACGCTTCGTCAAGTGGATGATCAAGAACAAG GGCTTGGTGGCCATCCCTGTCTCCATCTTCTATAGTGTGCCACATCAGAAGCACTTTGACCACTATATCCGCTTCTGTTTTGTGAAG GATGAAGCCACACTCCAGGCCATGGACGAGAAACTGCAGAAGTGGAAGGTGGAGCTCTAG